One Campylobacter sputorum subsp. sputorum DNA segment encodes these proteins:
- the ileS gene encoding isoleucine--tRNA ligase produces MEYKDTLLLPTTQFPMRGNLPQNEQQRFKKWYSEPKVYDKIKEKRAKTSVTFNIHDGPPYANGHLHIGHALNKILKDIITKTHYFFGENVRYLPGWDCHGLPIEQQVEVSLGEKKKDVSKVEIRELCRKHAQKFIEIQKDEFKSMGIIGDWGNPYLTLKFKFEARIYKSLCDIAKKGLLIQRSKPVFWSWAAKSALAEAEVEYKDKEDYSVFVAFDLGKEANEKIGAKNAKAVIWTTTPWTLVANQAISLNPNEEYVLTSDNLIFAKKLLENAKNEGITNGEVAKVFASKELENLYAINPLNARKSTFILGEHVLMDGGSGLVHTAPGHGEDDYQVSLKYGIEVIMPVDEEGRYDNTLKIKGLLPENICDEFIGLHIFKANERILELLGDHLLKQSNFTHSYPFCWRTHKPVIYRATKQWFIAMDEPKLDGKTLREVALNELNNVKFYPQAGKNRITSMIENRPDWCISRQRDWGVPIAFFIDKTTLEPIFDDDILNHVYDIFEKEGADAWWSKEISELLPKNSNYNPSNLEKVTDILDVWFDSGSTWNAVLTTDDYDAGSYKADMYLEGSDQHRGWFQSSLLVSCAINGHAPYKNILTHGFTVDEKGQKMSKSVGNVVAPDDVAKQYGIEILRLWVGMSDYSSDLKISDNILKQISEQYRKVRNTIRFLLANVCDLDDIYTNFTELDKWILTRAKVVFDETYSCFKNYEYSKGFNALLNFLSSDLSGIYLDICKDRLYCDKVDSDRRRSAQSTMAIITRSLLPLIAPVLTYTVDEVMDYAPDIIKNGANDAFDLVYKPLEYEFNSDIGSGLEARAKFFEIIDSLKKQKIISSTLELCMQTTSSELLSLDLEEIMDWFMVSEMKTYDNSEGLAEFVVDNYKFKLLKSNLHKCPRCWKYQAKEEGELCHRCEKVMKNA; encoded by the coding sequence ATGGAGTACAAAGATACACTCTTGCTCCCTACAACTCAATTTCCAATGAGAGGAAATCTTCCTCAAAATGAGCAGCAGAGATTTAAAAAATGGTATAGTGAGCCAAAAGTTTATGATAAAATAAAAGAAAAAAGAGCTAAAACATCGGTAACATTTAATATCCACGATGGCCCACCTTATGCAAACGGACATCTTCATATCGGACATGCATTAAATAAAATTTTAAAAGATATTATTACAAAAACTCACTACTTTTTTGGTGAAAATGTGCGTTATTTACCAGGCTGGGACTGCCATGGTTTGCCGATAGAACAACAAGTTGAAGTAAGTCTTGGCGAAAAGAAAAAAGATGTTTCAAAAGTTGAGATAAGAGAACTTTGTAGAAAACATGCACAAAAATTTATAGAGATTCAAAAAGATGAGTTTAAATCAATGGGAATTATTGGGGATTGGGGTAATCCTTATTTGACGCTTAAATTTAAATTTGAAGCTAGAATTTATAAATCACTTTGTGATATAGCAAAAAAAGGTCTTTTGATACAAAGAAGTAAGCCTGTTTTTTGGAGTTGGGCTGCAAAAAGTGCTTTAGCTGAGGCTGAAGTTGAGTATAAAGATAAAGAAGATTATAGTGTGTTTGTTGCATTTGATTTGGGAAAAGAAGCAAATGAAAAAATTGGTGCAAAAAATGCAAAAGCCGTCATATGGACTACAACACCTTGGACTTTGGTAGCAAATCAGGCAATATCACTAAATCCTAATGAAGAGTATGTATTAACATCTGATAATTTAATATTTGCAAAAAAACTTCTTGAAAATGCTAAAAATGAAGGTATCACAAATGGCGAAGTAGCAAAAGTATTTGCTTCAAAAGAGCTAGAAAATTTATATGCTATCAACCCTCTAAATGCAAGAAAATCAACATTTATTTTAGGCGAACATGTTTTAATGGATGGTGGAAGCGGTTTGGTTCATACTGCCCCTGGACATGGCGAAGATGATTATCAAGTAAGTTTAAAATACGGCATAGAAGTTATAATGCCTGTTGATGAAGAAGGACGCTATGATAACACTCTTAAAATCAAAGGGCTTTTACCAGAAAATATTTGTGATGAGTTTATAGGACTTCATATATTTAAAGCAAATGAGAGAATTTTGGAACTTTTAGGAGATCATCTTTTAAAACAAAGCAACTTTACACACTCATATCCATTTTGTTGGAGAACGCATAAACCGGTAATTTATAGAGCAACAAAGCAGTGGTTTATAGCGATGGATGAGCCAAAATTAGATGGTAAAACATTAAGAGAGGTTGCGTTAAACGAACTTAATAATGTTAAATTTTATCCACAAGCTGGTAAAAATCGCATAACTTCTATGATAGAAAACCGCCCTGATTGGTGTATATCAAGACAAAGAGATTGGGGTGTGCCAATAGCATTTTTTATAGATAAAACTACGCTTGAGCCAATATTTGATGATGATATTTTAAACCATGTTTATGATATTTTTGAAAAAGAAGGTGCAGATGCTTGGTGGAGTAAAGAAATTTCAGAACTTTTACCTAAAAATTCAAATTACAATCCTTCAAATTTAGAAAAAGTAACTGATATACTAGATGTTTGGTTTGATAGTGGCTCAACTTGGAATGCGGTTTTAACAACAGATGATTATGATGCAGGAAGTTATAAAGCCGATATGTATTTAGAAGGAAGTGATCAGCATAGAGGCTGGTTTCAAAGCTCTCTTTTAGTAAGCTGTGCCATAAATGGTCATGCGCCATATAAAAACATACTAACTCACGGATTTACTGTTGATGAAAAAGGTCAAAAGATGAGTAAATCGGTGGGAAATGTGGTTGCTCCAGATGATGTTGCTAAACAATACGGTATAGAAATTTTACGCCTTTGGGTTGGAATGAGTGATTATTCTAGTGATTTAAAAATAAGCGATAATATTTTAAAACAAATTAGCGAACAATACAGAAAAGTGCGTAATACTATACGATTTTTACTAGCAAATGTTTGTGATTTAGATGATATTTATACAAATTTTACAGAACTCGATAAGTGGATTTTAACTAGGGCTAAAGTAGTTTTTGATGAGACATATAGCTGTTTTAAAAATTATGAATATTCAAAAGGTTTTAATGCTCTTTTAAATTTTTTAAGCTCTGATTTGAGTGGTATTTATCTTGATATATGCAAAGATAGGCTTTATTGTGATAAAGTAGATTCAGATAGAAGAAGAAGTGCTCAAAGCACAATGGCTATTATTACTAGATCTTTATTACCGCTTATTGCCCCTGTTTTAACATACACGGTTGATGAGGTTATGGATTATGCACCAGATATCATAAAAAATGGTGCAAATGATGCGTTTGATCTAGTTTATAAACCTTTAGAATATGAGTTTAATAGTGATATAGGCTCAGGACTAGAAGCAAGGGCTAAGTTTTTTGAAATCATAGATTCATTAAAAAAACAAAAAATTATAAGCTCAACCCTAGAGCTTTGTATGCAAACAACATCAAGTGAGCTTTTGAGTTTGGATTTAGAAGAGATAATGGACTGGTTTATGGTTAGTGAGATGAAAACTTATGATAATAGCGAGGGGTTGGCTGAGTTTGTAGTAGATAATTATAAATTTAAACTTCTAAAATCAAACTTGCATAAATGTCCAAGATGTTGGAAATATCAAGCAAAAGAAGAAGGCGAGCTATGTCATAGATGTGAAAAAGTGATGAAAAATGCTTGA
- the gatA gene encoding Asp-tRNA(Asn)/Glu-tRNA(Gln) amidotransferase subunit GatA, with protein sequence MITLEEALKLSSEDIKNFKKELAVKINKNKEIGAYIEQFTNEPINESGDGVPIAIKDNIQVKNWSITCASKILQGYVAPYNATVIDKILKSGLSPFGRTNMDEFAMGNTTESSFYGKTLNPLDCSRVPGGSSGGSAAAVGAGLAIAALGSDTGGSVRQPAALCGCVGFKPSYGRVSRYGLAAYSSSLDQIGPITQNVKDAAILYDIIAGYDPKDSTSANLEHISTSDKLNSDKKFTICVIENYLKEADEDTQKALNLSINKLKEAGHNIVYRNFVNSKYDVATYYIIATAEASANLSRYDGVRYGNRADCDSLSDMYIKTRSDGFGDEVKRRILLGAFVLSSGYYDAYYVKAQKARAYIKKEYEDIFKTADLVYLPVTPKVAPKFGDLCDPLTSYLSDIYTIGVNLAGLPAISLPVGKNADNLSISAQIVGKAYDEQSVLDGAYSLEKIIRG encoded by the coding sequence GTGATAACTTTAGAAGAAGCTTTAAAACTAAGTAGTGAAGATATAAAAAACTTTAAAAAAGAACTTGCTGTAAAAATTAATAAAAATAAAGAAATCGGTGCTTATATAGAGCAATTTACAAATGAGCCTATAAATGAAAGTGGAGATGGTGTTCCTATCGCTATAAAAGACAACATTCAAGTAAAAAATTGGAGTATAACTTGTGCTTCAAAAATACTTCAAGGTTATGTTGCTCCATACAATGCTACTGTTATAGATAAAATTTTAAAATCAGGTTTATCTCCATTTGGCAGAACAAATATGGATGAGTTTGCTATGGGCAATACGACAGAATCATCATTTTATGGGAAAACTCTAAATCCGCTTGATTGCTCAAGAGTTCCTGGTGGAAGTAGTGGTGGAAGTGCAGCTGCAGTTGGTGCAGGGCTTGCAATAGCTGCTCTTGGAAGTGACACTGGCGGTAGCGTAAGGCAACCTGCTGCACTTTGTGGTTGCGTTGGATTTAAACCAAGTTATGGTAGAGTAAGTAGATATGGCTTAGCAGCGTATTCTAGTAGTTTGGATCAAATAGGACCAATTACGCAAAATGTAAAAGATGCTGCAATTTTGTATGATATAATAGCTGGTTATGATCCAAAAGATAGCACAAGTGCAAATTTAGAGCATATTAGCACTTCTGATAAATTAAATAGCGACAAAAAATTTACAATATGTGTTATAGAAAATTACTTAAAAGAAGCAGACGAAGATACTCAAAAAGCACTGAATTTAAGCATAAATAAACTAAAAGAAGCAGGACACAATATAGTCTATAGAAATTTTGTTAATTCAAAATACGATGTTGCAACTTATTATATAATTGCAACTGCTGAGGCAAGTGCAAATTTAAGTAGATATGATGGTGTCAGATACGGCAATAGAGCTGATTGCGATAGTTTATCTGATATGTATATAAAAACAAGAAGTGATGGTTTTGGCGATGAGGTAAAAAGAAGAATACTTCTTGGAGCTTTTGTTTTAAGTAGTGGATATTATGATGCTTACTATGTAAAGGCTCAAAAAGCAAGAGCTTATATAAAAAAAGAGTATGAAGATATATTTAAAACCGCAGATCTTGTTTATTTACCAGTAACTCCAAAAGTTGCACCTAAATTTGGAGATCTTTGTGATCCATTAACTTCTTATCTAAGTGATATTTATACAATAGGCGTAAATTTAGCAGGACTTCCAGCTATTAGTCTTCCTGTTGGAAAAAATGCAGATAATTTAAGTATAAGTGCACAAATAGTAGGAAAAGCTTATGATGAACAAAGCGTTCTTGATGGTGCATATAGTCTTGAAAAAATTATAAGGGGATAA
- the guaB gene encoding IMP dehydrogenase translates to MKLREKRALTFEDVLLVPQYSDVLPKQVDIKTKFSKNVSLNIPLVSAAMDTVTEHRTAIMMARLGGIGIIHKNMDIASQAKEIKRVKKSESGVIIDPIFIKPDAKIKEALDLMSEVRISGVPVVDENKTLIGILTNRDLRFETNFDKLVCDVMTKAPLITAPKGCTLDDAEEIFKNNKVEKLPIVDENGRLSGLITIKDLKKRIEYPNSNKDKFGRLVVGAAIGVGQYDRAQALVEAGVDVMVIDSAHGHSKGIIDTLKELKKRFSNVDIVVGNVANYASIKDLAEAGADGIKVGIGPGSICTTRIVAGVGVPQITAIDDCVKEADKYGIPVIADGGIKYSGDLAKALAVGASSVMMGSIFAGSDEAPGDLVTLQGRQYKVYRGMGSIAAMTRGSGDRYFQEGTAKEKLVPEGIEGRVPYAGSIRAIVHQLIGGLRSSMGYCGSKDLATFKQKAEFVEITSAGLRESHVHDVIITQEAPNYRVN, encoded by the coding sequence ATGAAATTAAGAGAAAAAAGAGCTTTGACTTTTGAAGATGTTCTTCTTGTACCGCAATACTCAGATGTTTTGCCAAAACAAGTTGATATAAAAACTAAATTTAGTAAAAATGTATCACTAAACATACCTTTGGTTTCAGCAGCAATGGATACAGTAACTGAACACAGAACTGCTATAATGATGGCAAGACTCGGAGGAATAGGAATTATTCATAAAAATATGGATATAGCTTCTCAAGCCAAAGAGATAAAAAGAGTTAAAAAAAGTGAAAGTGGAGTTATAATAGATCCAATTTTTATAAAACCAGATGCTAAAATAAAAGAAGCTTTGGATCTTATGTCAGAAGTTAGGATTTCTGGTGTTCCTGTTGTTGATGAAAACAAAACTTTGATAGGAATTTTAACAAATAGAGATTTAAGATTTGAGACAAATTTTGATAAATTAGTATGTGATGTGATGACAAAAGCCCCGTTAATAACAGCACCAAAGGGCTGCACGCTTGATGATGCAGAGGAAATTTTTAAAAACAATAAAGTAGAAAAACTTCCAATTGTTGATGAAAATGGTAGATTAAGCGGTCTTATAACAATAAAAGATCTTAAAAAAAGGATAGAATATCCAAACTCAAATAAAGATAAATTTGGAAGACTTGTTGTTGGAGCAGCTATTGGAGTAGGACAATATGATAGAGCACAAGCTTTGGTAGAAGCTGGTGTTGATGTTATGGTTATTGATTCTGCTCATGGGCATTCAAAAGGAATTATCGATACTTTAAAAGAGTTAAAAAAGAGATTTAGTAATGTTGATATAGTTGTAGGAAATGTAGCAAATTATGCCAGTATCAAAGATTTGGCGGAAGCTGGTGCTGATGGTATAAAAGTTGGTATTGGACCTGGAAGTATTTGCACAACTAGAATAGTTGCTGGTGTTGGTGTACCTCAAATTACAGCTATTGATGATTGTGTAAAAGAAGCTGATAAATACGGCATCCCAGTTATTGCAGATGGCGGGATAAAATACTCTGGAGATCTTGCCAAAGCTTTAGCAGTTGGTGCAAGCTCTGTAATGATGGGAAGTATATTTGCGGGCTCAGATGAGGCTCCTGGAGATCTTGTTACTCTTCAAGGTAGGCAATATAAAGTTTATCGTGGTATGGGCTCTATAGCTGCAATGACAAGGGGAAGTGGTGATAGATATTTTCAAGAAGGAACAGCGAAAGAAAAACTAGTTCCAGAAGGAATTGAAGGAAGAGTTCCCTATGCTGGAAGTATAAGAGCCATAGTTCATCAACTAATTGGCGGACTTAGAAGTTCTATGGGGTATTGCGGAAGCAAAGATTTAGCTACATTTAAACAAAAAGCGGAATTTGTAGAAATAACAAGTGCAGGCCTTAGAGAAAGTCATGTTCATGATGTTATAATAACACAGGAAGCACCGAATTATAGAGTAAATTAG
- the metX gene encoding homoserine O-acetyltransferase MetX, which produces MLNLRTKKEHFEEPLYLESGRILAPYDLVYETYGELNLKKDNVVVVCHALTGSHHAAGKYENDNKFGWWDGLIGDGKAINTNKFFVICINILGSSFGSTSPLSIDPHTKKRYALSFPVLTISDVVKAQINLFKRLQINSVYAVIGGSLGGMQALCYAIEYPKFAKNIIILASSYQTKPWAIAFNTISIEAIRNDPEFKDGNYDEKEISKNGLKGLAFGRMAGHISFLSPTSMDKKFGRNYVPTDGIYELFGRFQVDNYMQYNGFSFSKKFDPLSYIYIAKMMNIFDCTRHYDSLDDAFSKIESYLTLISFKGDILFPPNLMFEMYEVMKKIDKNRVNYVQIDSDYGHDAFLVEIDKIEPYIKNVLKGKNYGK; this is translated from the coding sequence GTGCTAAATTTACGTACTAAAAAAGAGCACTTTGAAGAGCCGCTATATTTAGAGAGTGGACGAATACTAGCACCATATGATCTTGTTTATGAAACATATGGTGAGTTAAATTTAAAAAAAGATAATGTCGTAGTTGTTTGTCATGCTTTAACGGGATCTCATCATGCAGCCGGTAAATATGAGAATGATAATAAATTTGGCTGGTGGGATGGCTTAATAGGCGATGGTAAGGCTATAAATACAAATAAATTTTTTGTTATTTGTATAAATATACTAGGTTCCAGCTTTGGCTCAACTTCGCCTCTTAGCATTGATCCGCATACTAAAAAAAGATATGCTCTTAGCTTTCCTGTTTTAACTATAAGCGATGTCGTTAAAGCACAAATCAATCTTTTTAAAAGATTGCAAATAAATAGTGTTTATGCAGTTATAGGCGGCTCTTTAGGCGGTATGCAAGCACTTTGCTATGCTATAGAGTATCCTAAATTTGCTAAAAATATTATCATTTTGGCTAGTTCATATCAAACTAAACCATGGGCAATAGCTTTTAATACAATTTCTATTGAAGCTATTAGAAATGATCCTGAGTTTAAAGATGGTAATTATGATGAAAAGGAGATATCAAAAAATGGTTTAAAAGGTCTTGCTTTTGGTAGAATGGCTGGACATATAAGCTTTCTTTCGCCAACTTCAATGGATAAGAAATTTGGTAGAAATTATGTTCCAACAGATGGCATTTATGAGCTTTTTGGAAGATTTCAAGTGGATAATTATATGCAATACAATGGATTTAGTTTTTCAAAAAAATTTGATCCATTGTCTTACATATATATAGCAAAAATGATGAATATTTTTGATTGCACAAGGCACTATGATAGCCTTGATGACGCATTTAGTAAAATTGAATCATACCTTACTTTGATTTCTTTTAAAGGAGATATTTTATTTCCTCCAAATTTAATGTTTGAAATGTATGAAGTTATGAAAAAAATAGATAAAAACAGAGTTAATTATGTTCAGATAGATAGTGATTACGGGCATGATGCCTTTTTGGTTGAGATAGATAAAATAGAGCCATATATAAAAAATGTTTTAAAAGGAAAAAACTATGGAAAATGA
- the xseB gene encoding exodeoxyribonuclease VII small subunit, with product MENDNFEEKLKKIDEILNELNGKDINLQDSVNIYKKGIKLLKESRKILEDIKLEVEYINKDEE from the coding sequence ATGGAAAATGATAATTTTGAAGAAAAACTAAAAAAAATAGATGAAATACTCAATGAGTTAAATGGTAAAGATATAAATTTACAAGATAGTGTAAATATTTATAAAAAAGGTATAAAACTTTTAAAAGAAAGTAGAAAAATACTTGAAGATATAAAGTTGGAAGTTGAGTATATAAATAAGGATGAAGAGTGA
- a CDS encoding carbon-nitrogen hydrolase family protein, giving the protein MSSARLDYYLQICANEGVELVCIGEYVLNNFFRDLVKMPKNLIKEQSDMRKTIMNDLCKKYDISIVAPLILQKGRGFVKVCAKFSKNQNKFYEQNFLMPYSHWDEKSFFLNSPTKVNIPTFNINRTKFAIINAYETNFDVCWQEIMKKKVDVVIVPSACTFFSETRWKELLKTRAFTNLVYILRINRVGEHKYENERWNFYGQSMLINPFGDIVNELGKDEEMLIVNIDKKEINKARSLWKFSDQLKNIGAF; this is encoded by the coding sequence ATGAGTTCAGCGAGGTTGGATTATTATCTGCAAATTTGTGCAAATGAGGGTGTAGAGTTAGTTTGTATAGGTGAGTATGTCTTAAATAACTTTTTTAGAGATCTTGTAAAAATGCCAAAAAATCTCATAAAAGAGCAAAGTGATATGAGAAAAACTATCATGAATGATCTTTGTAAAAAATATGATATAAGCATAGTCGCACCGCTTATATTGCAAAAAGGCAGAGGTTTTGTAAAAGTTTGTGCTAAATTTTCTAAGAACCAAAATAAATTTTATGAACAAAATTTTCTTATGCCTTATTCTCACTGGGATGAAAAGAGCTTTTTTTTAAATTCGCCAACTAAAGTAAATATTCCAACATTTAACATAAATAGGACTAAATTTGCTATTATCAATGCTTATGAGACAAACTTTGATGTATGTTGGCAAGAGATTATGAAAAAAAAAGTAGATGTTGTTATAGTGCCTAGTGCTTGTACATTTTTTAGTGAAACAAGATGGAAAGAACTTTTAAAAACAAGAGCTTTTACAAATTTAGTGTATATTCTTAGAATAAATAGGGTTGGAGAGCATAAATATGAAAATGAAAGATGGAATTTTTATGGACAAAGTATGCTAATAAACCCTTTTGGTGATATTGTAAATGAACTTGGAAAAGATGAAGAAATGCTTATAGTTAATATAGACAAAAAAGAAATAAATAAGGCTAGATCTTTGTGGAAATTTAGTGATCAGCTAAAAAATATTGGAGCTTTTTAA
- a CDS encoding HesA/MoeB/ThiF family protein, which translates to MSEYFLRQIALWGEDTQNSLKDKKIAIIGSGGLGSSLGYALSSSGIGEISIVDFDTVSLHNIHRQILFGMEDIGKYKAEVFKEKLEKRYDGVKINVYLQDFETWSKKGLKFDLILDATDNMPTRALIDDFAKNTNTPWIYSSVEGFNGQLCFMHNAKLDFVKINDRLPGGIAAPIVMFMASFEANLAIRYLAGLEVKKDMLYYLDMSSGELNISKFSVR; encoded by the coding sequence ATGAGTGAGTATTTTCTTAGACAAATTGCACTTTGGGGTGAAGATACGCAAAATTCTTTAAAAGATAAAAAAATAGCCATAATTGGCAGTGGAGGTCTTGGAAGTTCTCTTGGTTATGCACTTTCATCAAGCGGTATAGGAGAAATTTCTATAGTTGATTTTGATACAGTAAGCTTGCATAATATCCATAGACAAATACTTTTTGGTATGGAAGATATTGGAAAATACAAAGCCGAAGTTTTTAAAGAGAAGTTAGAAAAAAGATATGATGGCGTAAAAATCAATGTTTATTTACAAGATTTTGAGACCTGGAGTAAAAAAGGACTTAAATTTGATCTTATATTAGATGCAACTGATAATATGCCAACAAGAGCTTTGATAGATGATTTTGCAAAAAATACAAATACACCTTGGATATATAGTAGTGTTGAGGGGTTTAATGGACAACTTTGTTTTATGCATAATGCAAAGTTAGATTTTGTAAAGATAAATGATAGATTGCCAGGCGGCATAGCTGCTCCTATAGTAATGTTTATGGCATCTTTTGAAGCAAATTTAGCTATTAGGTATTTAGCAGGATTAGAAGTAAAAAAAGATATGCTTTATTATCTAGATATGAGCAGTGGAGAGCTTAATATAAGTAAATTTAGTGTAAGATAA
- the gltS gene encoding sodium/glutamate symporter — MTTISLDFYATFVIVCFVLWIGTFLTKKSNFLYKYDIPVPVTGGLVVAIFVFLLYSLGGISIKFNEAIKDPFMLMFFTSVGLGADFASLKKGGKLLVLFGIAVCSFLFVQNAVGVGLMTLMGENPLLGLLAGSITLSGGHGTGAAWGDTFMKAPYMFEAAKDIAMASATYGLIAGGLFGGPVAGSLIRKFNLKPTEKESNSQTSDEVFSEPEKQRLITSSSFVKSLGLFALAMFLGTTINFFLKGTAFALPTFVWCLFSGIIIRNSFHYFDIHQVFDREVGVIGNVSLAIFLSIAIMTLNLIELTKLAVPLITLLAVQTVVLILWLRYVTFNICGRDYDAACLVAGHCGFGMGATPTAIANLQSVTDHFGPSRIAFIVVPIMGGFFVDIANAITIKLFLFLPVFGG, encoded by the coding sequence ATAACAACTATAAGCTTGGACTTTTATGCTACTTTTGTTATTGTATGTTTTGTTCTTTGGATTGGAACATTTTTAACTAAAAAGTCAAATTTTTTATACAAATATGACATTCCGGTGCCTGTAACTGGTGGTTTAGTTGTCGCTATATTTGTTTTTCTTTTATATTCATTAGGTGGTATAAGTATCAAATTTAACGAAGCTATAAAAGATCCGTTTATGCTTATGTTCTTTACATCAGTTGGTCTTGGTGCAGATTTTGCAAGTCTTAAAAAAGGTGGAAAACTTCTAGTTCTTTTTGGAATCGCTGTATGCTCATTCTTATTTGTTCAAAATGCTGTTGGTGTTGGACTTATGACTTTAATGGGCGAAAATCCGCTACTTGGTCTATTAGCTGGTTCTATTACACTTAGTGGTGGGCACGGAACAGGTGCAGCATGGGGTGATACTTTTATGAAAGCACCATATATGTTTGAGGCTGCAAAAGATATAGCTATGGCAAGTGCTACATATGGTTTAATAGCAGGAGGCTTATTTGGTGGTCCAGTAGCTGGTAGCTTGATTAGAAAATTTAATCTAAAACCTACAGAAAAAGAAAGCAATAGTCAAACTAGCGATGAGGTATTTTCAGAGCCTGAAAAACAACGACTTATAACAAGTTCATCATTTGTAAAAAGTTTGGGTCTTTTTGCCCTTGCTATGTTTTTAGGAACAACTATTAACTTTTTCTTAAAAGGCACTGCTTTTGCACTTCCTACATTTGTTTGGTGTCTATTTAGTGGAATTATAATTAGAAACTCATTCCATTATTTTGATATACATCAAGTTTTTGATAGAGAAGTTGGCGTTATAGGAAATGTGAGCTTAGCTATATTCCTTTCAATTGCTATAATGACTTTAAATTTAATAGAACTTACAAAATTAGCTGTTCCTTTGATAACTCTTCTTGCAGTACAAACAGTTGTACTTATTTTATGGTTAAGATATGTTACATTTAATATTTGCGGAAGAGATTATGATGCAGCTTGTTTGGTTGCAGGACACTGCGGATTTGGAATGGGTGCAACTCCAACAGCTATAGCAAATTTACAATCCGTAACAGATCACTTTGGCCCATCAAGAATAGCATTTATTGTAGTTCCTATAATGGGTGGATTTTTTGTTGATATAGCAAACGCTATAACTATCAAATTATTTCTATTTTTACCGGTATTTGGTGGTTAA
- the petA gene encoding ubiquinol-cytochrome c reductase iron-sulfur subunit, with the protein MSEKNSRRDFIGMSFGAVAAIGGIFALGAVKKTWDPLPSVKAAGFTTVDLSPIKEGEIYNVEWRKKPIFVMKKSADSKPNEARDIVVGDARYIVVIGLCTHLGCIPSWSASRKEFVCACHGGVFNAEGINKFGPPPRPLDIPPFKIEGTTLVLGEEGPEYKQLMSKA; encoded by the coding sequence ATGTCCGAAAAAAACAGTAGGAGAGATTTTATAGGTATGTCTTTTGGTGCTGTTGCCGCAATAGGCGGTATATTTGCACTTGGAGCTGTTAAGAAAACTTGGGATCCGCTCCCTAGCGTAAAAGCAGCGGGTTTTACAACTGTTGACCTTAGTCCTATAAAAGAGGGTGAAATTTATAATGTAGAGTGGCGTAAAAAGCCTATTTTTGTTATGAAAAAATCAGCTGATTCAAAACCAAATGAAGCTAGAGATATTGTTGTTGGAGATGCTAGATATATTGTCGTAATTGGGCTATGCACACATTTAGGCTGTATCCCAAGCTGGAGTGCATCTAGAAAAGAGTTTGTTTGTGCTTGTCATGGAGGAGTATTTAATGCTGAGGGCATAAATAAATTTGGACCACCTCCTAGACCTTTGGATATTCCTCCTTTTAAAATAGAAGGAACAACGCTTGTTCTTGGCGAAGAAGGTCCTGAATACAAACAACTGATGTCTAAAGCATAA